GATGGCGGTTTCTTTTCTTTCCACGCGTTCGTTCATGTGTTGGGAATATTCAGGTGTGCCGCAGAAGTCGTGGATGGTGGCGCGTTTGCGGTAGGGTACGTAATTGCCGAGGTGCCAGGCGCTGGAGCGGTAGAGGGCGAAGTCGCCCGCGTTGAGGCGCAGTTGAATAGCACCGGGCATGTTGCGCGTGTAGTCGAGGCAGTCGCGTTCTTGTTGTTCGTGGGATACGGGTCTCTGATTGCGGAATTTTTCGCGGTCATAGGCGTTTTTGGCGGCGATTTCGCCGGGGAGGTTGCGCTGGCGATAGTGGCTGCCAGGTACGATCCAGGTGGCGGGGTCTTCGTATAGGGCGCAGTTGATCTGGTTCTGGTAGTCGATGTGGAATGATTGCCATTGCCACTCTTCGCGAAATTCGGATTCGAATACTTCCCTGGGCATGTGATCGCGCCAGTCGCGGTGCCAGTCCGTACACCAGGGGTATTCGGCGGGTTCGAGGAGGATGCCGGTGCGGTCGAGGTCGGCGTGGTAGTGTTGCGGGGTGAGGACGCGATGGATGGCGTCGTTGAGTTCTGGCAGTTCGCCGTAGTTTTTGAAGGGTTGTTGGTCGAGGTCGTATTTGGCGATGGGCTGGAGGCGCTGTGCCTGTGGGCCGGTGACTTTGCGCGCTATTTCTCTGGCTTTGTCGGCGACGCGGCGCAGGTCCGTGAGTAAGGATGTGGGTATGATGTTCTGGAAAATGGTATAGCCGAGGGTGTGGTAATCGGCGATGTGTTTTTCTGTGAATTGGAAGGACATGATAGCACCTGCCTTTTGGTGAGGTGTTTTACAATTTCCAGCGCAGGATGGGTTTTCGCGCGGCGGTTGCTTCGTCCAATCTTCGCACGGGCGTTGCGTGGGGGGCTTCTCTGAGGAGGTCGGGGTTTTCTTCGGCTTCTTTTGCGATTTGAATCATGGCTTCGATAAAGTCGTTGACCTGTTCGAGGCTTTCGGTTTCGGTCGGTTCGATTAGCATGGTTTCGGGGGCTACGTTGGGTAGGGGAAAGTAAATGGTGGGCGGATGGACGCCGTAATCGATCAGCCGTTTGGCGATGTCGGTTGCGGTGATCCCGTTCGCCTTTTTTTGTCGCGATGCCGAGAATACCATTTCGTGCATGGGTTGTGCATTTTTGGGGCGGTCGTAGTAGGGGTCGAGTTTTGCCGCGATATAGTTGGCATTCAAGACGGCCATTTCACTGGTGCGGCGCATGCCTTCTGCGCCGAGCATTTTGGCATAGATTAGCGCGCGTATTACCATGCCAAAATTGCCGTAGAATGAACTCACTTTGCCGATGGATTCCGGGCGGTTAAAGTCGAGCTTAAACGCATTTCCTTCTTTCAGGACTACGGGCAAGGGCAAGAATGGCAAGAGTGCTTTTGTTACGCCTACTGGACCAGAACCTGGTCCCCCGCCTCCATGGGGCGTGGTAAATGTTTTGTGCAGGTTGATGTGTACGACGTCAAAGCCCATGTCGCCGGGCCTACACTGGCCCAGAAAGGCGTTTAAGTTTGCGCCGTCGTAATACAAGAGGCCACCCGCGTCGTGTACTAACGCGGCGATGTCTTCAATTTCGTCTTCAAATACGCCAAATGTGTTGGGGTTGGTCAACATCAATCCGGCTACGTCTTCGGTCAAGTGCGTTTTGAGGTCTTCCACATCGACTGTGCCGCGTTCTGTTGATTTTATTGCCTGTACTGCATATCCGCAGATTGCCGCGGTTGCCGGGTTTGTGCCGTGGGCAGAGTCTGGAATGAGGACTACTTTTTTGGCATTGCCCTGTGCCCTGTGATAGGCGGCGATCAGTGAGATGCCCACGAATTCGCCCTGCGCTCCGGCTGTGGGTTGAAAGGTGAATCCGTCCATTCCGCTGACGGCTTTGAGCACCTGTTCCATTTCCCAGATGACTTGCAGGGCGGGTTGGGCATTTTCCGATAGGGGATGCAATCCCGCGATCTGTGGGATACGCGCAGCTTTTTCGTGTACTCTGGGGTTGTATTTCATGGTACAGGATCCCAGGGGGTAAAAATGCGTGTCGATGCTGAAGTTCATCTGTGAGAGCGCGGTGTAGTGGCGCACGAGTTCCAGTTCGCTCACTTCGGGGAGACCGGGAGGCACATCGCGGCGCATGGTTTCGGGTATCGCTGTTCCGGAATCCACAGCAGCGGGAAATGCGACACAGCGTCTGTCTGGTGCGCCGCGTTCAAAGATCAATATATCGCGATCCATTACAATGTCCTCCACGCATCGATGAGGCGATCAATGTTGGCGTCTGTGCGTTTTTCTGTGACACATGTGAGAATACAATTTTCGAGTTCGGGATAAAATCGGCCCAGGTCTATGCCGGCTTCAATGCCCCG
The DNA window shown above is from Gemmatimonadota bacterium and carries:
- the gcvPB gene encoding aminomethyl-transferring glycine dehydrogenase subunit GcvPB, with the translated sequence MDRDILIFERGAPDRRCVAFPAAVDSGTAIPETMRRDVPPGLPEVSELELVRHYTALSQMNFSIDTHFYPLGSCTMKYNPRVHEKAARIPQIAGLHPLSENAQPALQVIWEMEQVLKAVSGMDGFTFQPTAGAQGEFVGISLIAAYHRAQGNAKKVVLIPDSAHGTNPATAAICGYAVQAIKSTERGTVDVEDLKTHLTEDVAGLMLTNPNTFGVFEDEIEDIAALVHDAGGLLYYDGANLNAFLGQCRPGDMGFDVVHINLHKTFTTPHGGGGPGSGPVGVTKALLPFLPLPVVLKEGNAFKLDFNRPESIGKVSSFYGNFGMVIRALIYAKMLGAEGMRRTSEMAVLNANYIAAKLDPYYDRPKNAQPMHEMVFSASRQKKANGITATDIAKRLIDYGVHPPTIYFPLPNVAPETMLIEPTETESLEQVNDFIEAMIQIAKEAEENPDLLREAPHATPVRRLDEATAARKPILRWKL